In Candidatus Nomurabacteria bacterium, a genomic segment contains:
- a CDS encoding metal-sulfur cluster assembly factor yields MDSELRKTVAKRLATIEDPELHVDIVSLGLIYNIHIVNKICVVSMSLTYPGCPLGPYFEEKVRSVLHGLEGFTEAKASIIFQPTWKPGMMDPRLRNAYQRA; encoded by the coding sequence TTGGACAGTGAGTTAAGAAAAACAGTTGCCAAGCGCCTTGCCACGATTGAGGATCCCGAGCTCCATGTGGATATCGTAAGTCTGGGGCTGATTTATAACATCCACATAGTTAATAAGATATGCGTAGTGAGCATGTCTTTAACCTATCCCGGTTGTCCATTAGGGCCATACTTTGAAGAAAAAGTAAGAAGTGTGTTGCATGGTTTAGAAGGTTTTACCGAAGCAAAAGCGTCTATTATTTTTCAGCCTACTTGGAAGCCGGGCATGATGGATCCTCGCTTAAGAAATGCATATCAGAGAGCCTAA
- a CDS encoding class II fructose-bisphosphate aldolase yields the protein MVHKQRNSQAWKVLEKAKRGHYAVGAFNVSTLPALKGILNAAAKLHSPVIIEASGGETKFFGTALLAAVIAQFRREYQIPIILNLDHSKKYELALEGITAGYDLIHFDGSELDPEVNAGILKKVVTKAHAKGLLVEGEREHIGGSSKVHKGQRHVIDPENLTDPKIAHDFVSKTGIDTLAISVGEAHGLYQGAKHIDVQRIRAIRKAVPCFLSLHGGSGIPGPKIRQAVKAGVNKINVNSELRFAFTDALSKELAKKSASIVPYDYLPPAMNAVQRVVEKKIELFGSKGKA from the coding sequence ATGGTACATAAGCAAAGAAACTCACAAGCCTGGAAAGTGTTAGAAAAAGCAAAAAGAGGTCATTATGCTGTAGGAGCTTTTAATGTTTCCACGCTCCCTGCCTTAAAAGGGATACTGAACGCCGCAGCAAAACTTCACTCACCAGTTATTATTGAGGCCTCTGGGGGTGAGACAAAGTTTTTTGGAACAGCCTTATTAGCTGCGGTTATCGCGCAATTTCGTAGAGAGTATCAAATACCGATTATCTTAAACCTTGATCATTCGAAGAAATATGAATTAGCCTTAGAGGGAATTACGGCCGGCTACGATCTTATTCATTTTGATGGTTCAGAACTTGATCCAGAGGTGAACGCTGGAATCTTAAAGAAAGTGGTAACAAAGGCTCACGCGAAGGGCTTGCTTGTTGAGGGAGAACGCGAACATATTGGTGGGAGCTCAAAAGTGCATAAAGGCCAGCGCCATGTGATAGATCCAGAGAATTTAACTGACCCTAAAATAGCTCACGACTTTGTGTCAAAAACAGGTATCGACACTTTAGCTATTTCAGTTGGTGAAGCGCATGGTTTGTATCAGGGCGCTAAGCATATTGATGTACAAAGGATTCGCGCTATTCGTAAAGCAGTTCCGTGTTTCCTTTCCTTACACGGTGGCTCGGGAATACCAGGGCCCAAGATCCGCCAAGCAGTGAAAGCAGGAGTAAACAAGATAAATGTAAATTCTGAACTGCGTTTTGCTTTCACTGACGCGCTCAGTAAGGAGTTGGCAAAAAAGTCCGCCTCTATTGTGCCTTATGATTATTTGCCACCAGCCATGAATGCGGTACAGCGTGTAGTTGAGAAAAAAATTGAACTCTTTGGGAGTAAGGGAAAGGCCTAG
- a CDS encoding carbohydrate kinase family protein, with product MSTRNLDIITIGSGTRDVFLKSARFKVVRDDRFSTGEAECMALGTKIDIPDITFETGGGATNSAVSFARFGYHTGIITRIGKSDSHSQDVLNTLKREGVDTSTIIRDAKHQTGYSTLLLTSAGERTILAHRGASAHFTTSDIPWSKLQSKWLYITSLAGNMSLLGRLLNHANKKGIKVACNPGTSELSHPAKKLFPLLRKLDIFFLNDLEAAALTGMPHTDEVGMLKKLGRALPGIVVITAGKDGSFSCDNEYRFHSTNRPIRVLDTTGAGDAFGAGFVAAYMKREDIPYALKVGTLNAESVIQHIGAKPGLLRRFPSVEKIRVDKYRFPN from the coding sequence ATGTCTACCCGGAACCTGGATATCATTACCATAGGCTCAGGTACCCGAGATGTCTTTTTAAAGAGTGCTCGTTTTAAAGTGGTTCGAGATGATCGTTTTAGTACCGGGGAGGCGGAGTGCATGGCGCTTGGTACCAAAATTGATATTCCAGATATCACCTTTGAAACCGGCGGTGGAGCAACAAACTCAGCAGTTTCGTTTGCACGTTTTGGCTATCACACTGGTATTATTACTCGAATTGGAAAAAGCGACTCGCATAGTCAAGACGTCCTCAATACTCTAAAAAGGGAAGGCGTAGACACTTCTACCATTATTCGTGACGCGAAGCATCAAACTGGTTATTCTACCTTACTACTTACGAGCGCTGGTGAGCGCACAATTCTTGCACATCGCGGAGCCTCTGCTCATTTCACAACTTCTGATATTCCATGGTCAAAATTGCAAAGCAAGTGGTTATATATTACTTCCTTAGCGGGGAACATGTCCCTTTTGGGCCGGCTTCTTAACCATGCAAACAAAAAGGGCATAAAGGTAGCCTGCAATCCAGGTACGAGTGAGTTAAGTCATCCCGCCAAGAAACTTTTTCCACTCCTCCGCAAACTTGATATATTCTTCCTCAATGACCTAGAGGCAGCAGCTCTCACCGGCATGCCCCATACCGATGAGGTTGGAATGCTAAAAAAACTCGGCCGAGCTTTACCGGGTATCGTGGTGATTACAGCCGGCAAGGACGGGTCTTTCTCTTGCGATAATGAGTACCGCTTCCATTCTACTAATCGACCTATTCGTGTTTTAGACACTACAGGTGCAGGGGATGCCTTTGGGGCCGGCTTTGTGGCCGCCTATATGAAGCGCGAGGACATTCCTTATGCCCTAAAAGTAGGCACCCTGAATGCAGAGTCGGTTATTCAGCATATAGGAGCAAAACCAGGATTATTACGCCGTTTTCCATCGGTCGAAAAAATTAGGGTTGACAAGTATCGCTTCCCAAATTAA
- a CDS encoding glycosyltransferase family 2 protein — protein sequence MAVSEKMKREIRTYRFLEILPGAFIWLTFAVTLVAIFWKPLWAIVFIIVFDVLWLVRITYVLTYIILAYTRYRRANKIDWLAQCQQPRLLGRFHQLKHVVVVPSFRDEFHIIDTSLRYLVESSVPREQIFVVLALEERDGERAHELGRQLSEKYGHQFGQWLVTYHPADLAGEMPGKGSNISWAGHRMKERIDELGWNYDDIIVTSLDVDSCVHREYLACLSYEFMTQAYPHRNSYQPIPVFQNNTWDAPAFTRVVASSTTFWLLSETIRNDRMFTFSSHSMSFRALVDVGFWQNDIVTEDSRIFLQCLVNYDGDYEVVPIYLPVSMDTVQGRTFWQSVVNQYKQIRRWAYGTENLPFMIWNFRDMPTMSLRKKLRYIWNQLEGEYSWATAPILIFVLGYAPLWVAPEAVRTTALFQSAPFVLQTILTLSLTGLFVSAAITWMILPPRPRKVKQWRKLAMIFQWVVFPITTIAFGSIPAIEAQTRLMLGKYLGFWTTEKVRSEESSKE from the coding sequence ATGGCTGTTTCTGAAAAAATGAAGCGTGAGATTCGGACGTACCGATTTCTCGAAATACTCCCAGGTGCATTCATTTGGCTTACTTTTGCTGTAACGCTTGTGGCAATCTTTTGGAAGCCGCTCTGGGCGATAGTTTTCATTATTGTCTTTGACGTCTTATGGCTGGTTCGTATTACCTATGTGCTGACATACATTATTTTAGCGTACACTCGTTACCGCCGGGCAAATAAAATTGATTGGTTAGCGCAATGTCAACAGCCAAGATTACTCGGACGCTTCCATCAACTGAAGCATGTAGTTGTCGTGCCTAGCTTCCGAGATGAATTTCATATTATCGATACGAGCTTACGATATCTTGTTGAATCAAGTGTGCCTCGCGAGCAAATTTTTGTTGTGCTTGCTCTAGAGGAGCGTGATGGCGAACGCGCGCATGAACTCGGTCGCCAATTAAGCGAAAAATACGGCCATCAATTTGGTCAGTGGTTGGTTACCTATCATCCAGCTGATTTGGCAGGAGAAATGCCAGGCAAGGGGTCAAATATCTCCTGGGCTGGTCATAGGATGAAGGAGCGAATTGATGAGCTTGGTTGGAATTACGATGACATTATCGTTACTTCGCTTGATGTTGATTCTTGTGTGCACCGCGAATACCTGGCCTGCTTGAGCTATGAGTTTATGACGCAAGCCTATCCGCATCGTAATAGTTATCAGCCCATTCCAGTTTTCCAAAATAACACTTGGGACGCCCCAGCCTTCACTCGTGTGGTGGCCAGCTCAACTACCTTTTGGTTGCTTTCCGAGACTATACGCAACGACCGCATGTTTACTTTTTCGTCACACAGCATGAGCTTCCGGGCTTTGGTGGACGTAGGATTTTGGCAGAATGACATTGTCACGGAAGACTCTCGCATCTTTTTGCAGTGTTTAGTCAATTACGATGGCGATTATGAAGTTGTGCCAATCTACCTTCCAGTTTCCATGGATACTGTGCAGGGGAGGACTTTTTGGCAAAGTGTGGTTAATCAATATAAGCAAATTCGTCGTTGGGCCTATGGCACTGAAAATCTTCCGTTTATGATTTGGAATTTTCGTGACATGCCAACAATGTCATTGCGCAAAAAGCTGCGCTATATTTGGAATCAGCTGGAAGGGGAGTATTCATGGGCCACGGCCCCTATACTCATTTTTGTGCTAGGTTATGCGCCGCTTTGGGTTGCCCCAGAGGCTGTGCGGACAACCGCGCTTTTTCAATCAGCCCCTTTTGTATTACAAACCATTCTCACTCTTTCTCTGACTGGTTTGTTTGTGAGTGCGGCAATTACTTGGATGATATTGCCTCCACGGCCACGTAAAGTAAAGCAGTGGCGCAAACTTGCCATGATATTCCAATGGGTAGTGTTTCCGATCACCACTATCGCATTTGGCTCTATTCCGGCTATAGAGGCGCAAACTCGCTTAATGCTGGGCAAATATCTGGGTTTTTGGACAACTGAGAAGGTGAGGAGCGAGGAATCAAGTAAAGAGTAA
- a CDS encoding DUF2200 domain-containing protein, which produces MKQSKTKLARIYSMPFSSIYPLYVAKVEKKGRTKAELDTAIQWLTGYSKKQLETQLKQQSDLTSFYTKAPKLNPARKAITGVICGIRVENIKEPLMQEIRYLDKLVDELAKGKALEKILRK; this is translated from the coding sequence ATGAAGCAATCTAAAACAAAACTAGCACGAATCTACAGCATGCCCTTTTCGAGCATCTATCCCCTCTATGTTGCAAAAGTGGAAAAGAAAGGGCGTACAAAAGCAGAGCTTGATACGGCCATTCAGTGGTTAACAGGATATTCAAAAAAACAACTTGAAACACAGCTAAAACAACAGAGTGATCTAACAAGCTTTTATACAAAGGCTCCTAAGCTAAACCCTGCCCGGAAAGCTATTACTGGGGTAATTTGTGGCATTAGGGTGGAAAATATCAAGGAACCCCTCATGCAAGAGATTCGCTATTTGGATAAATTGGTGGATGAACTAGCAAAAGGAAAAGCTTTGGAAAAGATTTTGCGGAAATAA
- a CDS encoding methionyl-tRNA formyltransferase — protein sequence METPSVVFLGSGEFGAQTLEPLAKWGALRIIAVVTQPDKPVGRAQTLTPNPVAVLAKRLGLPIMQPKKLDEVFAHWLQETKPDVAIVASYGKLIPEAVLNIPPKGFVNVHPSMLPKYRGASPVAGALLNGEKETGVSIMLLDKGLDTGPILQQESYVIPGGILREQLHERLAKKGAELLQNSLLPYLADEIQPTPQTNEGVSLTQILTREDGKIDWTKSAEQIYHQFQALHPWPGIWTTWNAQQMKLLDVQVALLADQTKAGATFLQDHTLYVQCGSGVLQLKGLQLAGKTPQSSESLLRGYPNLAHTELGK from the coding sequence ATGGAAACGCCGTCCGTCGTCTTTTTAGGTTCAGGTGAATTCGGAGCTCAGACACTTGAGCCTCTGGCAAAGTGGGGTGCGCTTCGTATTATCGCCGTTGTCACCCAGCCAGACAAACCCGTAGGTCGAGCCCAGACCCTCACACCAAATCCTGTTGCCGTATTAGCAAAGCGGCTAGGATTACCTATCATGCAACCAAAGAAGTTGGATGAAGTTTTTGCACATTGGCTACAAGAAACAAAGCCTGACGTAGCGATTGTCGCTTCTTATGGCAAGCTTATTCCTGAGGCAGTGCTTAATATCCCGCCAAAGGGTTTTGTGAACGTACATCCGTCGATGCTCCCGAAGTATCGCGGAGCAAGTCCTGTGGCAGGAGCTCTATTAAATGGCGAAAAAGAAACCGGGGTAAGTATTATGCTGCTGGATAAAGGTCTCGATACTGGCCCAATTCTTCAGCAAGAAAGCTATGTAATTCCGGGGGGCATTTTACGAGAACAGCTCCATGAACGTTTAGCAAAAAAAGGTGCTGAGTTATTGCAAAATTCACTCCTCCCCTACCTGGCAGATGAAATACAGCCTACACCGCAGACAAATGAGGGAGTTTCTCTCACGCAAATTCTTACGCGCGAAGATGGAAAAATTGATTGGACAAAAAGTGCTGAGCAAATTTATCATCAGTTTCAAGCCTTGCATCCTTGGCCAGGCATCTGGACTACCTGGAATGCACAGCAAATGAAACTCTTAGATGTACAAGTTGCACTGCTGGCTGATCAAACTAAAGCTGGTGCAACCTTTTTACAGGACCACACACTCTATGTGCAGTGTGGTTCAGGTGTGCTCCAACTGAAGGGTTTGCAACTAGCTGGGAAAACACCACAAAGCTCTGAGTCATTGTTACGTGGATATCCTAATCTTGCGCATACGGAATTAGGAAAATAA
- the def gene encoding peptide deformylase — MAHLHVTQYNEESIRQPSKAVTLDDIRAGTFRKLVKDMLETMYAENGIGIAAPQVGVNLRIIIVETKDGPIVMMNPVIQKKSLRKETVEEGCLSVKGIFGPVPRHRSLTVKGYDEKGESYTMQAEGLLARIFQHEVDHLNGGLFIDRAKGITHGTFDLKKWKRRPSSF; from the coding sequence ATGGCCCATCTCCACGTCACACAGTACAATGAAGAAAGCATTCGACAGCCCTCAAAGGCGGTCACGCTTGATGATATTCGGGCCGGCACCTTTCGTAAGCTGGTCAAGGATATGTTAGAAACGATGTATGCTGAGAATGGCATCGGTATCGCCGCCCCTCAGGTTGGCGTAAATCTTCGTATTATTATCGTGGAAACAAAAGACGGGCCAATAGTTATGATGAATCCTGTTATTCAGAAAAAATCGCTTCGCAAGGAAACTGTTGAAGAGGGCTGTCTCTCGGTTAAAGGAATTTTTGGCCCAGTACCACGACATAGATCGCTCACCGTCAAAGGCTACGATGAAAAAGGTGAAAGTTACACAATGCAAGCTGAAGGCTTATTAGCACGAATTTTTCAGCACGAAGTTGACCATCTGAATGGCGGCCTTTTTATTGATAGAGCAAAGGGAATTACTCACGGAACATTTGATCTCAAAAAATGGAAACGCCGTCCGTCGTCTTTTTAG
- a CDS encoding WecB/TagA/CpsF family glycosyltransferase, with protein sequence MLKLFGVRIDSLTKDELRNKLFAFRQSRGHMIATVNPEMLMEARENKDLQKALEQADLRLPDGFGVMLAAKYRGQALADRHPGIDIMSTLLAQAAKQQERVYLFGAKSGVAEKAAARLVKKHPGLQIVGAESGFRFWGIRLSDREMRDRIKRAKPDLLFVALGIPKQELWLAKNLPHLSSVKIAVGVGGAFDVFAGNVRRAPSFLRVIGLEWFWRLLVQPWRWQRIITATYRFSLAVIRAKE encoded by the coding sequence ATGTTAAAGCTTTTTGGTGTACGTATTGATTCTCTGACAAAGGATGAACTGCGAAACAAGTTATTTGCGTTTCGTCAGAGCAGGGGACACATGATTGCCACGGTGAATCCGGAAATGTTGATGGAGGCTCGAGAAAATAAGGATTTGCAAAAAGCACTCGAGCAAGCTGATCTTCGTTTACCAGACGGATTTGGCGTTATGCTGGCGGCAAAGTATCGTGGTCAGGCTTTAGCAGATCGACATCCAGGAATTGATATTATGAGCACCCTATTAGCACAGGCGGCCAAACAACAGGAGCGGGTGTATCTCTTTGGTGCTAAGTCAGGTGTGGCAGAAAAAGCAGCTGCTCGTCTGGTAAAAAAACATCCAGGCCTACAGATTGTCGGAGCAGAAAGTGGATTTCGTTTTTGGGGTATTCGCTTATCTGATCGTGAAATGCGTGATCGCATCAAACGCGCAAAACCAGACTTACTCTTCGTAGCGCTTGGTATCCCTAAGCAGGAGCTATGGCTAGCAAAAAATCTGCCACACCTTTCATCAGTGAAAATCGCTGTAGGCGTCGGTGGCGCTTTTGACGTTTTTGCCGGAAACGTACGTCGAGCACCTAGTTTCCTGCGAGTTATTGGCTTAGAATGGTTTTGGCGCCTCCTTGTACAACCATGGCGCTGGCAGCGAATTATCACTGCTACCTATCGTTTCTCACTGGCTGTAATTCGCGCGAAAGAATGA
- a CDS encoding amino acid permease has product MKLPSTTFSQLSILLGAILGVGMFGLPYLTARAGWTSLLLWFLVAGFVLLIVGFCYIRILHNSQGQHRLPGYVEQHLGHRWKQAAIFTTTMSIWGALLVYAILGGQFLHDLFADSVGGSSLFYLLVFYVSAAALLYVQAKTIARVEILLLCFFLVLLAMLFITGSRTVQFDFSSWDIRYFILPYGAVLFSLWGIDVVPDAAELGERSEKHMRKTYFIALASAVLIYCLFVYAILSMSGMASSRDALSGLVGLLPQKVLLFGYIIGFIATFTSFISLGMNLHKTFQFDYGQSKHLALFSTLAFPLAVALAGVSDYLNVMGIVGSLAVGAEAIIILHMYDRFSHGRAHLYRQRDWLTFLTRPLMLLLGFGVILGILTPFLLKYYG; this is encoded by the coding sequence ATGAAATTACCCAGCACCACATTTTCACAGTTAAGTATTTTACTCGGAGCAATACTGGGCGTGGGCATGTTTGGTTTGCCTTATTTGACAGCCCGAGCGGGTTGGACAAGTCTTTTACTTTGGTTTTTGGTAGCCGGGTTTGTTTTACTTATTGTTGGATTTTGCTATATCCGCATTTTGCATAATAGTCAGGGCCAACACCGGCTACCCGGTTATGTTGAACAGCACTTAGGGCATCGTTGGAAACAGGCAGCAATTTTCACCACCACGATGAGTATTTGGGGCGCCTTGCTCGTATACGCTATCCTAGGCGGACAATTCTTGCATGATTTATTTGCGGATAGTGTGGGAGGTAGTTCGCTATTCTACCTCTTAGTTTTTTATGTGAGTGCGGCGGCTCTCCTTTATGTACAAGCAAAAACAATTGCTCGTGTGGAAATTTTATTGCTTTGTTTCTTCCTTGTGCTTCTGGCGATGTTATTTATCACAGGATCACGAACTGTGCAGTTTGATTTTTCTTCTTGGGATATTCGATACTTTATTCTGCCTTACGGCGCAGTACTTTTTTCACTCTGGGGCATTGATGTGGTACCCGATGCAGCTGAGTTAGGGGAGAGGAGTGAAAAGCATATGCGTAAAACGTATTTTATTGCCCTAGCGAGCGCTGTGCTTATTTATTGCTTGTTTGTTTATGCAATACTTTCAATGAGTGGCATGGCGAGTAGTCGAGACGCACTTAGTGGCTTGGTTGGATTATTGCCACAAAAAGTTTTATTGTTCGGCTATATAATTGGTTTCATTGCCACCTTTACCTCTTTCATTAGTTTGGGAATGAATCTGCACAAGACTTTTCAATTTGATTATGGTCAATCTAAGCACCTCGCGCTTTTTTCTACTTTAGCTTTCCCATTGGCCGTAGCTCTAGCTGGAGTTAGTGATTACTTAAATGTCATGGGTATTGTTGGATCGCTGGCAGTTGGTGCCGAGGCAATTATTATCCTGCACATGTATGATCGTTTTTCCCATGGCAGAGCACATCTCTATCGGCAGCGCGACTGGCTTACTTTTCTCACTCGTCCGCTCATGCTACTCTTGGGATTCGGAGTTATCTTAGGCATTCTTACCCCATTTTTATTGAAGTATTATGGCTGA
- a CDS encoding glutamate--tRNA ligase, which translates to MADLTAPRVRFAPSPTGELHLGGLRTAYYDWLLARKYGGTFVLRIEDTDRTRYVEGAEERLLATLQQLGLQPDEGPGLGGEYGPYRQSERLSIYHEAIQELIEKKQAYYCTCTPERLEKMRAEQSANKQAPGYDRHCRDRYNEKPTEPHVVRFRMPDNEKITVNDFLRGNLNVATSTLDDFVILKADGFPTYHSAVVIDDHAMQITHVLRGEEWLPSLPKHVLLYQAFGWEAPVFVHLPLILGKDKKKLSKRHGAHSVEKFLQDGVLSEPLLNAIALLGWHASDDQEKYTRQELLAKFSLEGLQKSSAVFDPEKLAWLNAQYIKTMDIKDLSVLARPYISDVIAPQYLERLDEALPLVIERITQLSELPERLSFLQNELHYDQEIVPFKTQSREEAHAALQQDMDWLMAYNGEWGTQALEKFFHEQVETLGKKVGEYFWPLRVALSGKKASPGTFELLHFFGREEAQKRIQQALQALQ; encoded by the coding sequence ATGGCTGATTTGACGGCACCTCGAGTCCGATTTGCCCCTTCGCCAACTGGTGAGCTGCACCTCGGTGGATTACGGACCGCATATTATGATTGGTTACTTGCTCGCAAGTATGGCGGTACATTTGTTTTACGTATCGAGGACACGGATAGGACACGCTATGTAGAGGGAGCAGAAGAGCGCTTGTTAGCAACTCTCCAACAATTAGGCTTGCAGCCAGACGAGGGTCCGGGCCTGGGTGGTGAGTATGGACCATATCGTCAATCTGAGCGGCTAAGCATCTATCATGAGGCGATACAAGAGTTGATTGAGAAGAAGCAGGCATATTATTGTACTTGTACACCGGAGCGATTAGAAAAAATGCGTGCTGAGCAAAGCGCAAACAAGCAAGCTCCAGGCTATGATCGACATTGTCGTGATCGTTATAATGAAAAACCAACTGAGCCGCATGTAGTACGTTTTCGCATGCCGGATAATGAAAAAATCACGGTAAATGATTTCTTACGGGGTAACTTAAACGTTGCTACTAGCACGCTGGATGATTTTGTTATTCTCAAGGCTGACGGGTTTCCCACCTATCACAGCGCAGTGGTCATCGATGATCATGCTATGCAGATTACGCACGTTTTGAGGGGCGAGGAATGGTTACCATCATTACCAAAGCACGTTTTGCTTTATCAGGCCTTTGGATGGGAAGCGCCGGTTTTTGTCCACCTCCCGCTCATCTTAGGTAAAGACAAGAAAAAGCTTTCGAAACGCCATGGCGCGCATTCAGTAGAAAAATTTTTGCAAGACGGTGTATTGTCTGAGCCTTTGTTAAACGCGATTGCTTTGCTGGGATGGCACGCCTCTGATGATCAAGAAAAATATACCCGCCAGGAATTATTAGCAAAGTTTTCACTAGAAGGATTGCAAAAATCTTCAGCAGTTTTTGATCCGGAAAAATTAGCCTGGCTCAATGCGCAGTATATCAAAACAATGGATATAAAAGACTTGAGCGTGCTTGCCCGGCCTTATATTTCTGATGTGATCGCTCCGCAATATCTTGAGCGATTAGATGAGGCGCTGCCACTCGTAATTGAACGAATTACACAGCTGAGTGAATTACCTGAGCGGCTGAGCTTTTTACAGAACGAGTTACACTATGATCAGGAAATCGTTCCCTTCAAAACACAGAGTAGGGAAGAGGCGCATGCCGCGCTTCAGCAAGATATGGATTGGCTGATGGCGTACAATGGTGAATGGGGTACGCAAGCTTTAGAAAAATTCTTCCATGAGCAAGTAGAAACTCTGGGTAAAAAAGTGGGAGAATATTTTTGGCCCTTGCGTGTCGCCTTGAGCGGCAAGAAAGCCTCACCTGGGACATTTGAGCTGCTGCATTTCTTCGGTAGGGAAGAGGCGCAAAAGCGCATTCAACAAGCATTGCAAGCGCTTCAATAA
- a CDS encoding peptidoglycan DD-metalloendopeptidase family protein, whose translation MGAKKLNQKAKYLRISICTLLVAIIAAGGFLSFSWQQLAGIAKAQDVSIPDETTTELINLNSDIENKRDEINDLEKKSQAYQQNINKKLQQSQSIETQLSTLEDQIAQTETDLEKTNLEVEKYGLEIQQVEGSIAKRNEEIDAAKDRIGEFIRVMHRNDSRTYLEISLLHDNFSSYFMQERAVKDIENETKKALDQLHVLKQGLEDDLDTLTDKKRELDEAKTRLESTKDAHAQELEYQQLLLTQVQGESGELQSLLDEVQQQVNQATSEVSVLENRFRDRLSEENIDLDTLLQAQNDFIWPVNPTRGISAYFHDPSYPYRGYFEHNAIDVPTPQGTQVRASADGIVSIARDTNWTTDSRGRRIPAYNYVSIIHGGGISTVYGHLSAVYVSPEQFVRKGEVIGLSGATPGTAGAGLFTTGPHLHLEFRLNGIPVNPLNYLP comes from the coding sequence ATGGGGGCAAAAAAGCTCAACCAAAAAGCAAAATATCTACGCATTAGTATATGCACCCTCCTGGTCGCAATAATCGCGGCTGGCGGCTTTTTGTCATTCTCATGGCAGCAATTAGCTGGTATTGCGAAAGCTCAAGACGTTAGTATTCCAGATGAAACAACAACCGAGCTCATTAATCTCAATAGTGATATTGAAAATAAGCGCGATGAAATTAATGACTTAGAAAAGAAGAGTCAAGCCTACCAGCAAAATATTAACAAGAAACTCCAGCAATCGCAGTCAATTGAAACGCAGCTTTCCACTTTAGAGGATCAAATCGCTCAGACGGAAACCGATCTCGAAAAAACCAATCTAGAGGTTGAGAAGTATGGATTAGAAATACAGCAAGTAGAGGGATCAATAGCCAAGCGAAATGAAGAAATAGATGCGGCAAAAGATCGAATCGGTGAGTTTATTCGAGTCATGCATCGCAATGATAGTCGCACATATTTAGAAATTTCTTTACTACATGATAACTTCTCGAGTTATTTCATGCAGGAACGGGCGGTAAAGGATATTGAAAATGAAACCAAGAAGGCGCTTGATCAGCTGCATGTGTTAAAACAGGGTCTAGAGGATGATCTAGATACCTTAACTGACAAAAAGCGTGAACTCGATGAGGCAAAAACACGTTTGGAAAGTACTAAAGATGCGCATGCACAGGAGTTAGAATACCAACAGTTGCTTTTGACTCAGGTGCAAGGGGAGTCAGGTGAATTACAATCATTGCTTGATGAGGTCCAACAGCAGGTTAATCAGGCCACTTCCGAAGTTTCTGTACTTGAGAATCGTTTCCGCGACCGTCTCTCTGAGGAAAATATCGATTTAGATACTTTACTGCAGGCTCAAAATGACTTTATTTGGCCAGTAAATCCAACTCGAGGCATTAGTGCTTATTTCCATGATCCTAGCTATCCTTATCGCGGCTATTTTGAGCATAACGCTATTGATGTCCCGACGCCTCAAGGCACTCAAGTTCGGGCTTCCGCCGATGGTATAGTAAGTATTGCTCGTGACACAAATTGGACCACCGACAGCAGGGGACGACGAATTCCAGCCTATAACTATGTTTCCATCATTCACGGTGGCGGTATTTCAACGGTCTATGGCCACTTAAGTGCGGTATATGTGTCGCCAGAGCAATTTGTCCGCAAAGGAGAGGTGATAGGATTAAGTGGGGCAACGCCTGGCACGGCTGGTGCTGGACTCTTTACGACCGGACCACACTTGCACTTAGAGTTTCGACTTAACGGTATTCCAGTTAATCCTTTGAACTACTTGCCGTAG